A genomic segment from Rubrivirga marina encodes:
- a CDS encoding DNA cytosine methyltransferase gives MPKRSASLFSNCGAGDLGYVEAGFRFEVMAELEPDRLAVCHLNHPQADTIEGDLRETWRDVLTRLDARRRSTAESAPLALLTACPPCQGMSAARNDLGRGDDPDAGSKDERNLLVTVIADVVAESRPQFVVVENVPQFLTRKVRHPETAAAVTAARYLTDKLDALGYEAYPVVVDLADFGVPQSRRRAFTTFVRRDLPAFSVLEARGLTPYPLPRCAPDYGGERVTVAEALAGVPPLSAGSPDAARADGFGGLHAVPVWSERQFAMVDSIPPDQGGSAWENRCCEAGCENLSVGEDEATCPTCGEPLLRPVVVTDGAPRLVKGFRNSSYRRMRADAPASTVTTASGRVGSDVTLHHREPRVLSPYECQKLQTFPDSFQWGEAVRRGLGTVRTMIGEAVPPLFTGLHGRVLARLLDSPEAISDDELLPAADPRHRRAVKRL, from the coding sequence GTGCCCAAGAGGTCCGCCAGCTTGTTCTCGAACTGCGGCGCAGGGGACCTGGGCTACGTGGAGGCCGGGTTTCGCTTCGAGGTCATGGCGGAGCTGGAGCCGGACCGGCTCGCCGTGTGCCACCTCAACCACCCACAGGCGGACACCATAGAAGGGGATCTCCGCGAGACGTGGCGGGACGTCCTCACGAGGCTAGACGCGCGGCGGAGGAGCACGGCCGAGAGCGCCCCCCTCGCGCTGTTGACCGCGTGCCCCCCATGCCAAGGTATGAGCGCGGCCCGGAACGACCTCGGGAGAGGGGACGACCCAGACGCGGGTTCCAAGGACGAGAGGAACCTGCTCGTCACGGTGATCGCCGACGTGGTCGCGGAGTCGCGCCCTCAGTTCGTCGTGGTGGAGAACGTGCCCCAGTTCCTGACTCGGAAGGTCCGCCACCCGGAGACGGCCGCGGCGGTCACGGCCGCGCGGTATCTCACGGACAAGCTCGACGCGCTCGGGTACGAGGCGTATCCCGTCGTCGTGGATCTGGCCGACTTCGGCGTTCCTCAGTCGCGGCGACGGGCGTTCACCACGTTCGTCCGGCGCGACCTCCCGGCGTTCTCCGTGCTCGAGGCGCGCGGCCTGACGCCGTACCCCCTCCCCCGTTGTGCGCCGGACTACGGCGGCGAACGCGTGACGGTCGCGGAGGCTCTCGCGGGCGTCCCGCCGCTCAGCGCCGGGAGCCCGGACGCGGCACGTGCGGATGGGTTCGGGGGACTCCACGCCGTGCCCGTGTGGTCAGAGCGCCAGTTCGCGATGGTCGACTCGATCCCTCCTGACCAAGGCGGTAGCGCGTGGGAGAACCGGTGCTGCGAGGCGGGGTGCGAGAACCTCAGCGTGGGTGAGGATGAGGCCACGTGCCCGACGTGCGGGGAGCCGCTCCTCCGCCCCGTCGTCGTCACGGACGGCGCTCCCCGGCTCGTAAAGGGGTTTCGAAACTCGAGCTACCGCCGGATGCGCGCCGACGCGCCGGCCTCGACGGTAACGACCGCGTCGGGACGCGTCGGGAGCGACGTGACGCTCCACCACCGGGAGCCCCGCGTCCTCAGCCCGTACGAGTGCCAGAAGCTTCAGACGTTCCCCGATTCGTTTCAATGGGGCGAGGCCGTCCGTCGCGGACTGGGAACGGTCCGCACCATGATCGGCGAGGCCGTCCCCCCCCTCTTCACCGGGTTGCACGGGCGGGTCCTGGCTAGGCTCCTCGACAGTCCCGAGGCCATCTCCGACGACGAGCTCCTCCCAGCGGCGGACCCCCGACACCGCCGGGCGGTGAAACGGCTCTGA
- a CDS encoding MarR family transcriptional regulator, with product MPTDPTGLETEMRAAVDVPRWLHDWTGLDIHVEEEAERGGARVDLAGTLGGAPFVVEVKAEGGVAAVQRAIDGLQAVGDAARIVVVPFMSPAGRERCEAAGVSWIDLSGNAQLRVQRGDLRVAVHVEGKPDAFRGPGRPRNAFAPKAARVVRLLLADPTRRLTQAEIAEATDLGPGYVSRIVRHLEDERLLDRDDARAVGPPDPGLLLDAWADADAFRHEVLGGHVPGRTGEERARRLQDALADHGLRHAFTGLAAAWAYTHAAAFRSVACYVAGDAAARARALADAGFRADTAAPNARVLLPADEGVFDGARAASGLECVSPVQAVVDLAHEPERAAEFREALRERALAGSPADHDTTAAD from the coding sequence ATGCCAACCGATCCCACCGGACTCGAGACCGAGATGCGGGCCGCCGTCGACGTGCCCCGCTGGCTCCACGACTGGACCGGCCTCGACATCCACGTCGAGGAGGAGGCCGAGAGGGGAGGGGCCCGGGTTGACCTCGCGGGCACGCTCGGGGGGGCCCCGTTCGTCGTTGAGGTCAAGGCCGAGGGGGGCGTCGCCGCCGTCCAGCGCGCCATCGACGGCCTCCAGGCCGTCGGCGACGCGGCCCGCATCGTCGTCGTCCCGTTCATGTCGCCCGCCGGGCGCGAGCGGTGCGAGGCCGCGGGGGTCTCCTGGATCGACCTCTCGGGCAACGCCCAGCTCCGCGTCCAGCGCGGCGACCTCCGCGTCGCCGTCCACGTCGAGGGCAAGCCCGACGCGTTCCGCGGCCCCGGGCGCCCCCGCAACGCGTTCGCCCCCAAGGCCGCCCGCGTCGTCCGCCTGCTCCTCGCCGACCCCACACGCCGGCTCACCCAGGCCGAGATCGCCGAGGCCACCGACCTCGGGCCGGGCTACGTGAGCCGGATCGTCCGGCACCTCGAGGACGAGCGGCTCCTCGACCGCGACGACGCCCGCGCCGTCGGGCCCCCCGACCCCGGCCTCCTCCTCGACGCCTGGGCCGACGCCGACGCCTTCCGCCACGAGGTCCTCGGCGGCCACGTCCCCGGCCGCACGGGCGAGGAGCGCGCCCGTCGGCTCCAGGACGCCCTCGCGGACCACGGGCTCCGCCACGCCTTCACCGGCCTCGCCGCCGCCTGGGCCTACACCCACGCCGCCGCCTTCCGGTCCGTCGCGTGCTACGTCGCCGGCGACGCCGCCGCGCGCGCCCGCGCCCTCGCCGACGCCGGGTTCCGCGCCGACACGGCCGCCCCGAACGCCCGCGTCCTCCTGCCCGCCGACGAGGGCGTCTTCGACGGGGCCCGCGCGGCCTCCGGCCTCGAGTGCGTCTCGCCGGTCCAGGCCGTCGTCGACCTCGCGCACGAGCCGGAGCGGGCCGCCGAGTTCCGCGAGGCGCTCCGCGAGCGGGCGCTCGCCGGATCCCCAGCGGACCACGACACGACCGCCGCCGACTGA
- a CDS encoding phage exclusion protein Lit family protein, with product METPRVRYEDGVPARIELHEPFLQYLWAIAFAMVVLDQEVHRRAQRGVPEHPNPAVRNRLVRAAEAAFGWAFDARETTPAWRQEWPRPGRPVPGDGIDYVAKANGLYVAAAVYVLLHEYAHVTLDHLWEAGDRSLEEAKAVEAEADVFAREALLDGDDGREARTRRAGVVVAHCALLFLAVESKNDRERHGGSRLSQSRHPDLDDRLLHALGFLDPEAVGPEDHLWTMAGCALTLFLSLSERPPEIVESETAQAWVGQLVREVDELKEGIGGDG from the coding sequence TTGGAGACGCCGCGGGTCCGTTATGAGGATGGGGTGCCGGCGCGGATCGAACTCCACGAACCCTTCCTCCAGTATCTCTGGGCAATCGCCTTCGCGATGGTCGTCCTCGACCAGGAGGTCCACCGGCGGGCGCAGCGTGGGGTCCCGGAGCATCCCAACCCCGCCGTCCGGAACCGACTCGTACGAGCGGCGGAGGCCGCCTTCGGTTGGGCGTTCGACGCGCGCGAAACCACTCCGGCCTGGAGACAGGAGTGGCCACGGCCCGGACGGCCCGTGCCTGGAGACGGAATAGACTACGTGGCGAAGGCAAACGGCCTGTATGTGGCGGCCGCTGTCTACGTCCTGCTCCACGAGTACGCTCACGTGACTCTCGATCACCTGTGGGAGGCTGGCGATCGGTCGTTGGAGGAGGCGAAGGCGGTCGAGGCCGAGGCCGACGTGTTCGCCCGCGAGGCCCTGCTCGACGGCGACGACGGTAGGGAGGCGCGCACCCGTAGGGCGGGGGTCGTCGTCGCGCACTGCGCGCTCCTCTTCCTCGCCGTCGAGAGCAAGAACGACCGCGAGCGGCACGGCGGGTCGCGCCTGAGCCAGTCGAGGCACCCCGACCTCGACGACCGGCTCCTCCACGCGCTCGGGTTCCTCGACCCGGAGGCCGTCGGTCCAGAGGACCACCTCTGGACGATGGCGGGGTGCGCTCTCACCCTGTTCCTGTCCCTGTCCGAGCGGCCGCCGGAGATCGTGGAGTCGGAGACGGCTCAGGCGTGGGTCGGCCAGCTCGTCCGTGAGGTGGACGAGTTGAAGGAGGGCATCGGGGGTGATGGATGA
- a CDS encoding site-specific integrase translates to MSESLPAPRRSHVPSPLQADAEAARRFAEASRSDATLRAYRSDWADFAGWCDERSVLAMPATPETVALYIASRAEAGPDDDRGRPTAPLKVATLERRLAAISQAHKLAGLETPASRSREPLHSVWAGVVRQLGVARRKVAPALAADVVQMAAVCDEAVRLATAFPDDTAPGVMLRARRDKAMLLLGFAAALRRSELAAVRLEDVSYTPEGLRLLIPKSKSDQEGAGQVVGVAYGDHAETCPVRAVRSYVAAASGALADQGRPSPLSGPVFRGVDRWGRLGRKAVTGRTVANVVKERAESAGLDPALYAGHSLRAGFATTAARAGKPDRAIQKQTRHKSAAMLAEYVREGRLFDDNASEGIGL, encoded by the coding sequence ATGAGCGAGTCTCTCCCGGCCCCGCGCCGGAGCCATGTCCCCTCCCCGCTCCAGGCCGACGCGGAGGCCGCCCGGCGGTTCGCGGAGGCCTCCCGGTCCGACGCCACGCTCCGGGCCTACCGCTCGGACTGGGCCGACTTCGCGGGCTGGTGTGATGAGCGCTCGGTCTTGGCCATGCCGGCGACGCCAGAGACCGTCGCCTTATATATAGCGAGCCGCGCCGAGGCCGGGCCCGACGACGACCGCGGGCGGCCGACGGCCCCGCTGAAGGTGGCCACGCTCGAGCGCCGGCTCGCCGCGATCAGCCAAGCTCACAAGCTGGCTGGGCTCGAGACCCCGGCGTCGCGGTCGAGAGAACCGCTCCACTCGGTGTGGGCGGGCGTCGTCCGCCAGCTCGGGGTCGCCCGTCGGAAGGTGGCCCCGGCCCTGGCCGCCGACGTCGTCCAGATGGCGGCCGTCTGCGACGAGGCCGTGCGGCTGGCGACGGCGTTCCCCGACGACACGGCGCCGGGCGTGATGCTCCGGGCGAGGCGGGACAAGGCGATGCTCCTCCTCGGGTTCGCCGCCGCGCTCCGGCGGAGCGAGCTCGCCGCCGTCCGCCTGGAGGACGTTTCGTACACGCCGGAGGGCTTGAGGCTCCTGATCCCCAAGTCGAAGAGCGACCAGGAGGGGGCGGGCCAAGTCGTGGGTGTCGCTTACGGCGACCACGCCGAGACGTGCCCCGTCCGGGCGGTCCGGTCGTACGTGGCCGCCGCGAGCGGGGCGCTCGCCGACCAGGGGCGGCCCTCCCCCCTCTCGGGGCCCGTGTTCCGAGGCGTTGACCGGTGGGGCCGGCTGGGGCGTAAGGCTGTCACGGGGCGGACCGTGGCGAACGTCGTCAAGGAGCGCGCGGAGTCCGCGGGACTCGACCCGGCCCTGTACGCCGGGCACTCGCTGAGGGCGGGGTTCGCGACGACGGCCGCCCGCGCGGGGAAGCCCGACCGGGCCATCCAGAAGCAGACCCGGCACAAGTCGGCCGCCATGCTCGCCGAGTACGTCCGCGAGGGTCGGCTCTTTGACGACAACGCCAGCGAGGGGATCGGGCTATGA
- a CDS encoding HPP family protein has translation MSRRSQGGPGLGGRALRVGVEAGLQVALLGAVLWATGLPFVFPSLGPTAFALVTRSGTAPAREVLGGHLCGLAAGLLAYHALAPGLAITDAIGPLSAGGLRLAASGALSVALTAGAMVRLRAVHGPACATTLIVALGVLPGLREAAVIVAAVAGMYGAHVASRGRRARG, from the coding sequence GTGAGCCGTAGGTCGCAGGGGGGGCCGGGGCTGGGCGGCCGCGCCCTCCGCGTCGGCGTCGAGGCCGGCCTCCAGGTGGCCCTCCTCGGGGCCGTCCTGTGGGCGACCGGCCTCCCGTTCGTGTTCCCGAGCCTCGGCCCGACCGCCTTCGCCCTCGTCACGCGGTCGGGGACGGCCCCGGCCCGGGAGGTCCTCGGCGGCCACCTCTGTGGCCTCGCCGCCGGGCTCCTCGCCTACCACGCCCTCGCGCCCGGCCTCGCGATCACCGACGCGATCGGCCCGCTCTCCGCGGGCGGCCTCCGGCTCGCCGCGAGCGGGGCCCTCTCGGTCGCGCTCACGGCCGGGGCGATGGTCCGGCTCCGGGCCGTCCACGGCCCCGCCTGCGCGACGACGCTCATCGTCGCGCTCGGCGTGCTCCCCGGGCTCCGGGAGGCCGCCGTCATCGTGGCCGCGGTGGCCGGGATGTACGGGGCGCACGTGGCGTCCCGCGGGCGGCGGGCGCGCGGCTAG
- a CDS encoding LysR substrate-binding domain-containing protein, with amino-acid sequence MTLLQLTYAVALDRHGHFGRAAEACHVTQPALSAGLQKLEAELGVVLFDRAAHPIEPTEVGRAVVAQARQVLAEAERLEDLVSEATGELAGELRVGILSTLAPYLIPLVIGPFARRYPGVELVFEELVAETISDHVRRDLLDAGLVATPPTVRGVEEVPLFEEPLVGYVAPGHRLYDQDAIGVEDLSPDDVWVMREGHCFRDQALDLLARGAAGRPDAKAVQFESGNLETLQRIVDRGYGMTLLPWLAVQGQGSHAPASVRPFRAPAPSRTVRLVYAATLVRRQLVRAFAAEVARAAAADLPEGAVLYAPEG; translated from the coding sequence GTGACCCTCCTCCAACTCACCTACGCCGTCGCCCTCGATCGCCACGGCCACTTCGGCCGGGCAGCCGAGGCCTGCCACGTCACGCAGCCCGCGCTCAGCGCCGGTCTCCAGAAGCTCGAGGCCGAGCTCGGCGTGGTCCTGTTCGACCGGGCGGCCCACCCCATCGAGCCGACGGAGGTCGGCCGGGCCGTCGTCGCCCAGGCGCGCCAGGTCCTCGCTGAGGCCGAGCGGCTGGAGGACCTCGTGAGCGAGGCGACGGGCGAGCTGGCCGGCGAGCTCCGCGTCGGCATCCTGTCCACGCTCGCGCCCTACCTCATCCCGCTCGTGATCGGCCCGTTCGCCCGGCGCTACCCCGGCGTCGAGCTGGTGTTCGAGGAGCTCGTCGCCGAGACGATCTCGGACCACGTCCGCCGCGACCTCTTGGACGCCGGGCTCGTGGCGACGCCCCCGACCGTACGCGGGGTCGAGGAGGTTCCGCTTTTTGAGGAGCCGCTCGTGGGCTACGTGGCCCCGGGCCACCGGCTCTACGACCAGGACGCGATCGGCGTCGAGGACCTCAGCCCGGACGACGTGTGGGTCATGCGCGAGGGCCACTGCTTCCGAGATCAGGCTCTCGACCTTCTCGCGCGTGGCGCGGCCGGGCGGCCCGACGCGAAGGCCGTCCAGTTCGAGAGCGGCAACCTCGAGACGCTCCAGCGGATCGTCGACCGCGGCTACGGGATGACGCTCCTCCCGTGGCTGGCCGTCCAGGGGCAGGGGTCGCACGCGCCCGCCTCGGTCCGCCCGTTCCGAGCCCCGGCCCCGAGCCGGACCGTCCGGCTCGTCTACGCGGCGACGCTCGTGCGCCGCCAGCTCGTCCGGGCGTTCGCGGCCGAGGTCGCGCGCGCTGCGGCGGCGGACCTCCCGGAGGGCGCGGTCCTCTACGCGCCTGAGGGTTGA
- a CDS encoding GreA/GreB family elongation factor has product MSTRPLTLTAPDRALLGQILSSRAPTGDEARTLADLVVGMSEAVTVPSAEVPRTVVTLNSRVRVRPLGTDGAREFTLVVPGQADVQRGRLSVLTPVGGALLGRREGDVVTCEAPAGRVHYKIEAVLYQPEADGLAAAA; this is encoded by the coding sequence ATGTCCACGCGCCCCCTTACGCTGACCGCCCCCGACCGAGCCCTGCTCGGTCAGATCCTCTCGTCCCGCGCGCCCACGGGCGACGAGGCCCGCACGCTGGCCGACCTCGTCGTGGGGATGAGCGAGGCCGTGACCGTCCCCTCGGCCGAGGTCCCCCGCACCGTCGTCACGCTCAACTCGCGCGTCCGCGTCCGGCCGCTCGGGACCGACGGCGCGCGGGAGTTCACGCTCGTCGTCCCGGGCCAGGCCGACGTCCAGCGAGGCCGGCTCTCCGTGCTCACCCCGGTGGGGGGCGCGCTCTTGGGCCGTCGCGAGGGCGACGTCGTGACCTGCGAGGCGCCGGCCGGCCGGGTCCACTACAAGATCGAGGCGGTCCTCTACCAGCCCGAGGCCGACGGCCTCGCGGCGGCGGCCTGA
- a CDS encoding Glu/Leu/Phe/Val family dehydrogenase, which produces MSAPTTLPAPSTQEELNPFAIAQAQFHAAVRYLPDLEPGLIEFLVRPERLITVEFPIETADGRVQNFVGHRVLHSSIRGPGKGGIRFHPDVTADEVRALAAWMTWKCAVVDVPFGGAKGGVCCDPSELTESDLRRITRRFVSQLGDALGPFVDVPAPDVNTNARTMAWVYDTYAMMHPGENNLPVVTGKPVDMGGSLGRAEATGRGVLFACQRALARGVVDGLDSLDGATVAVQGFGNVGATAARLFAEAGARVVAISDVTGGRYNPDGIDIDAALALRDATGFVDGLEDTEPISNDDLLALDVDVLVPAALENQIRADNVDSVRARFVVEGANGPTTPAADRALFERGVPVLPDILCNAGGVTVSYYEWVQNHENEQWDEDTVNAKLLAKMDRATDAVLDAQARINGGLDGLERQRAERGLNGQPLAPVDLRTAAYVLAVGRVAGVALQRGIWP; this is translated from the coding sequence ATGTCCGCCCCGACCACGCTCCCTGCCCCGTCCACCCAGGAAGAGCTCAACCCGTTCGCCATCGCGCAGGCCCAGTTCCACGCGGCCGTCCGGTACCTCCCGGACCTCGAGCCCGGGCTCATCGAGTTTCTCGTCCGTCCCGAACGCCTCATCACGGTCGAGTTCCCGATCGAGACGGCCGACGGGCGGGTCCAGAACTTCGTCGGGCACCGCGTGCTCCACAGCAGCATCCGCGGGCCGGGCAAGGGCGGCATCCGGTTCCACCCCGACGTCACGGCCGACGAGGTCCGCGCGCTCGCGGCGTGGATGACGTGGAAGTGCGCCGTCGTCGACGTCCCGTTCGGCGGGGCCAAGGGCGGCGTCTGCTGCGACCCGTCCGAACTAACGGAGTCCGACCTCCGGCGGATCACGCGGCGGTTCGTGTCCCAGCTCGGCGACGCGCTTGGGCCGTTCGTCGACGTCCCCGCCCCCGACGTCAACACGAACGCCCGGACGATGGCGTGGGTCTACGACACCTACGCCATGATGCACCCCGGCGAGAACAACCTCCCCGTCGTGACCGGCAAGCCGGTCGACATGGGCGGCTCGCTCGGGCGCGCCGAGGCGACCGGCCGCGGCGTCCTCTTCGCCTGCCAGCGGGCCCTCGCGCGCGGCGTCGTCGACGGGCTCGACTCGCTCGACGGGGCGACCGTCGCCGTCCAGGGGTTCGGGAACGTCGGCGCGACGGCGGCCCGGCTCTTCGCCGAGGCCGGCGCGCGCGTCGTCGCGATCAGCGACGTGACCGGGGGGCGGTACAACCCGGACGGGATCGATATCGACGCCGCCCTCGCGCTCCGCGACGCGACCGGGTTCGTCGACGGGCTGGAGGACACCGAGCCGATCTCGAACGACGACCTGCTCGCGCTCGACGTCGACGTCCTGGTGCCGGCCGCGCTCGAGAACCAGATCCGCGCCGACAACGTGGACTCGGTCCGCGCCCGGTTCGTGGTCGAGGGCGCGAACGGGCCGACGACGCCGGCCGCCGACCGGGCCCTCTTCGAGCGGGGTGTCCCCGTCCTCCCGGACATCCTGTGCAACGCCGGCGGCGTGACCGTGAGCTACTACGAGTGGGTCCAGAACCACGAGAACGAGCAGTGGGACGAGGACACGGTCAACGCCAAGCTCCTCGCCAAGATGGACCGGGCGACCGACGCCGTCCTCGACGCCCAGGCCCGGATCAACGGCGGCCTCGACGGGCTCGAGCGCCAGCGCGCCGAGCGCGGCCTGAACGGCCAGCCCCTCGCCCCGGTCGACCTCCGGACGGCCGCCTACGTCCTCGCCGTCGGCCGCGTGGCCGGCGTAGCCCTCCAGCGGGGGATCTGGCCGTAG